The Falco biarmicus isolate bFalBia1 chromosome 20, bFalBia1.pri, whole genome shotgun sequence genome window below encodes:
- the CLMP gene encoding CXADR-like membrane protein: MSAFSILFLASCSVWLSKAQTEFKRVAEENVTLPCHHRLGLLEQGSLDIEWLLHISETVQKAVITYSGGRVYDDLNEEQKGRVSFTSNFLAGDASLQIISLQSSDAGKYICKVKNAGQYEWARITLKVVEKPSKPKCWLEGELLEGKELSLQCRSASGTAPISYRWQRINEEDERAEHLPPTSRVNISNPGQVLLKNLTQMSTGLYQCIATNEAGQESCVVQVTVQHAQNIGMIAGAVCGVVVGLSLLLLVVRLTIRRKEKKRYEEEEAPNEIREDAEAPKAHLVKPSSSSSGSRSSRSGSSSTRSTANSASRSQRTLSTEATPHLTPPQYNQREMEGKEMEPKKVDYTNLMKMGATLVMVPAQSRAFQTV, translated from the exons cttcctgTTCTGTTTGGCTGTCCAAAGCTCAGACTGAATTTAAGAGAGTGGCTGAAGAAAACGTGACTTTGCCCTGTCACCACCGCCTGGGcctcctggagcagggcagcctgGATATTGAGTGGCTGCTGCACATTTCTGAAACGGTGCAAAAAGCG GTGATCACTTACTCTGGAGGCCGTGTTTATGATGACCTGAACGAGGAACAGAAAGGGCGTGTTTCCTTCACATCCAACTTCCTTGCTGGAGATGCATCCTTACAAATCATATCCCTGCAGTCCAGCGATGCGGGGAAGTACATATGTAAAGTTAAAAATGCTGGGCAGTACGAATGGGCTCGCATCACCCTGAAGGTTGTAG AAAAACCTTCCAAGCCCAAATGCTGGCTAGAAGGGGAGCTGTTGGAAGGAAAGGAACTGTCCCTGCAGTGCCGTTCTGCCTCTGGCACTGCACCCATCTCCTACCGATGGCAGCGCATAAACGAGGAGGACGAGAGAGCTGAACATCTCCCGCCTACGTCAAGAGTCA acATTTCTAATCCTGGGCAAGTCCTGCTGAAGAATCTTACGCAGATGAGCACAGGGTTATACCAATGCATTGCCACCAACGAGGCTGGACAAGAAAGTTGTGTTGTCCAGGTGACAGTGCAGC ACGCACAGAACATCGGCATGATCGCTGGAGCGGTGTGTGGTGTGGTAGTGGGactctccctccttctcctggTGGTGAGGCTGACAataaggaggaaagaaaagaagagatatgaggaagaggaggcaccAAATGAAATCAG AGAAGATGCGGAGGCACCCAAGGCCCATCTCGTCAAGCCCAGTTCCTCTTCGTCTGGTTCCAGGAGCTCACGCTCAGGTTCCTCCTCAACCAGGTCGACAGCCAACAGTGCCTCTCGCAGCCAACGGACTTTGTCAACGGAAGCTACTCCCCACCTAACCCCTCCCCAGTACAACCAGAGGgagatggaaggaaaagaaatggagcCAAAGAAAGTCGACTACACTAACCTGATGAAAATGGGAGCCACGCTGGTCATGGTGCCTGCCCAGAGCCGAGCGTTCCAGACCGTGTGA